The Lewinellaceae bacterium genome has a segment encoding these proteins:
- a CDS encoding histidine kinase, whose protein sequence is MTVSGINSIVLGIFLLFSGSVAGQSFFFKIPEMDENMKGLSIHNVFLDKKGYLWLASSRGLIEYDGVSFEFFEKQDSTSNVATAIGQDLEGNIWVGYEDGTVCKKTYSELIPWVPEAGNPQVPVNGLSFLPNGQLWLSTYGEGIYVFDHDRLYNFNMDDGLTGDDVYDMVQDDDGRIWAATDGGISICTFVNARKKVLNYTRQDGLPDEIVHELKKDTEGNIWIGTYEAGFVYFDKSLDRIVDPGVIWPGGIINCFEVFDQKELWIGTEDNGLWKYDFLKKHLYPITDEVFLANAKVQDLQKDNEGNIWISTNKVPFFSTNRLFEFVSHPPENIQAVTTDKKGTIWLGTQSGLFSFLPNGTLPGKFIEHLGKLHMNVVSLYEDDFNHLWIGTFGDGLYCYNPRNGNYRHFGKKEGLTNGSILSLDGARGEIWIASLGGVTTFKYDGELINNGKFVSRNFNETSALGTNFIYKVFLDDSGKVWFGTDGHGLAVLQNGEIINYEYALDVTGMSERKKKDQRLKTVYSITQSADGNIWFSTAREGLFKFDGQKFTRFTLENGLRQLEISCLGADEKGNIIIVHPDGIDLLNTSTGSIVYYGEEVGVFDFDPNLNAITTNKDGAIWVGGQKALIKYAPINENLVIQPQTILKEVSVFLEPIPMDKDSVFKHNENYLSFKYDGLWYTNPTGIRFQYMLEGYDLELITSRDNVATYSNLSPGTYTFKVRSTQNKVFTNEVFETYVFRVREPIWKRVWFIILCVGMALFLFYWYQKVRDQRLQKVNLLKKEKIESQFEALKSQISPHFLFNSFNTLITIIGENPKLAEQYVENLSDFYRSIMQYRDKELITLKEEMELVMNYRFLLEKRYEDHFRLDIDVSHYDVLVVPLALQMLVENIVKHNVISKSQRLHAMIEYHGGDYIVIKNNIQKKITPEQSTRFGLQSIVKRYDLLTNRKVLITQNEKEFIVQLPAILKNT, encoded by the coding sequence TTGACTGTATCCGGCATAAATAGCATTGTATTGGGAATCTTCCTGCTCTTTTCAGGCAGCGTGGCAGGACAGTCGTTCTTTTTCAAAATCCCCGAAATGGACGAAAACATGAAGGGACTCTCTATCCATAATGTCTTTCTGGACAAAAAGGGGTATTTGTGGCTGGCTTCTTCAAGGGGATTGATTGAATATGACGGGGTGTCTTTCGAATTTTTCGAAAAACAGGATTCGACTTCAAATGTGGCCACCGCCATAGGTCAGGATCTGGAAGGGAATATTTGGGTAGGGTATGAGGATGGTACCGTATGCAAAAAGACGTACAGCGAGCTTATACCTTGGGTGCCGGAAGCAGGAAATCCCCAGGTACCGGTGAACGGATTGTCGTTTCTTCCCAACGGACAGCTCTGGCTATCCACTTATGGTGAGGGGATTTATGTCTTTGACCATGACCGGTTGTACAATTTTAATATGGATGACGGTCTGACAGGGGATGACGTTTACGATATGGTGCAGGACGATGACGGGCGTATATGGGCTGCTACGGATGGCGGAATCAGTATTTGCACTTTTGTAAATGCCCGGAAAAAAGTACTGAATTACACGCGCCAGGACGGATTGCCCGACGAAATTGTTCACGAATTAAAAAAGGATACCGAAGGAAACATTTGGATAGGCACTTACGAAGCGGGTTTTGTTTATTTTGATAAATCCCTGGACAGGATCGTTGACCCGGGAGTCATTTGGCCGGGAGGGATCATCAACTGCTTTGAGGTCTTTGACCAAAAAGAACTTTGGATCGGTACGGAAGACAATGGTTTGTGGAAGTACGATTTCCTGAAAAAACACCTTTATCCTATAACAGATGAGGTCTTCCTGGCCAATGCCAAAGTGCAGGATCTGCAAAAGGACAATGAAGGAAATATTTGGATTTCCACGAATAAAGTCCCGTTTTTTTCCACAAACCGGCTATTTGAATTTGTTTCCCATCCACCGGAAAACATACAGGCGGTAACCACGGATAAAAAAGGGACGATATGGCTGGGAACCCAAAGCGGACTCTTTTCCTTTTTGCCCAACGGGACGCTTCCGGGTAAATTCATTGAACACCTGGGCAAACTCCATATGAATGTTGTGAGCCTTTATGAAGATGACTTCAATCATTTGTGGATCGGTACTTTTGGAGATGGCCTTTATTGTTATAATCCGCGAAACGGCAATTACAGGCATTTCGGCAAAAAGGAGGGGTTGACCAATGGAAGTATATTGTCGTTGGACGGTGCCAGGGGGGAAATATGGATCGCCAGCCTGGGCGGGGTAACAACCTTTAAATACGATGGCGAGCTCATCAATAACGGGAAGTTTGTTTCGAGGAATTTTAATGAAACTTCAGCCCTGGGGACAAATTTCATCTATAAAGTATTCCTGGATGATTCGGGGAAGGTTTGGTTTGGAACCGATGGTCATGGATTGGCCGTTTTGCAGAATGGTGAGATCATAAATTACGAATATGCCCTTGATGTTACCGGCATGTCTGAACGTAAAAAAAAAGACCAGAGGTTAAAGACCGTGTACTCCATAACCCAAAGTGCTGACGGAAACATCTGGTTCAGTACGGCCAGGGAGGGACTGTTTAAATTTGACGGACAAAAATTCACCCGTTTTACCCTTGAGAACGGGTTGAGACAATTGGAAATATCCTGTTTGGGTGCGGATGAAAAAGGCAACATTATCATTGTCCATCCGGATGGAATTGATTTGCTGAATACGAGCACCGGGAGTATTGTATATTATGGAGAAGAAGTGGGGGTGTTTGATTTTGATCCCAATTTGAACGCCATTACCACAAACAAGGATGGGGCAATCTGGGTGGGTGGACAAAAAGCTTTGATCAAATACGCCCCGATTAACGAAAACCTCGTGATTCAACCTCAAACCATACTAAAAGAAGTATCTGTTTTTCTTGAACCTATACCAATGGATAAGGATTCCGTTTTCAAACACAATGAAAATTACCTCAGTTTTAAATACGATGGCCTTTGGTACACCAACCCAACGGGGATAAGGTTCCAGTATATGCTGGAAGGTTATGATCTTGAATTGATCACTTCAAGGGATAATGTGGCCACTTACTCCAATTTGTCTCCCGGAACCTATACCTTCAAAGTGCGGAGCACCCAAAATAAAGTTTTCACCAACGAGGTATTTGAAACCTATGTCTTCAGGGTCAGGGAACCTATCTGGAAAAGAGTCTGGTTCATTATTTTATGTGTCGGCATGGCTTTGTTCTTATTTTATTGGTATCAAAAGGTAAGGGATCAAAGGCTTCAAAAAGTGAATTTATTAAAAAAAGAAAAAATCGAAAGTCAATTTGAGGCGCTGAAAAGTCAGATCAGTCCGCATTTTTTGTTCAACAGTTTTAACACCTTGATCACTATCATTGGCGAAAACCCAAAACTGGCAGAGCAATACGTAGAAAACCTTTCCGATTTTTACCGTTCGATCATGCAATACCGCGACAAGGAACTTATTACCCTCAAAGAAGAAATGGAATTGGTTATGAATTACCGTTTCCTCCTGGAGAAACGGTATGAGGACCACTTCCGGCTTGATATTGATGTTAGCCATTATGATGTACTCGTGGTGCCACTGGCTTTGCAAATGCTGGTGGAGAATATTGTCAAGCACAATGTTATTTCCAAATCTCAGAGGCTTCATGCAATGATTGAATATCACGGAGGGGATTACATCGTCATCAAAAATAATATTCAGAAAAAAATTACCCCCGAACAATCCACCCGGTTCGGACTGCAGAGCATAGTGAAACGTTACGATTTACTGACCAACAGAAAGGTCTTGATCACTCAGAATGAAAAGGAGTTTATCGTCCAATTGCCTGCCATTTTAAAGAATACCTAA
- a CDS encoding YceI family protein — translation MKYLPIPVLLLLFSSFSSQDEKVFRVSDGNVHFLSEAPLEIIKASSTELKGALDTEKGTFAFSVSLKSFEGFNSPLQKVHFNENYIESNRFPATTFAGKLIEKYDLSQDGTYSVRAKGKFTVHGITQERIIKSQVVVKSGKINIQASFTVLLEDHDIEIPKIVFQKIAEEIKVTLEANLQIQ, via the coding sequence ATGAAATACTTGCCAATACCTGTTTTACTGCTCTTGTTTTCCTCTTTTTCGAGTCAGGATGAAAAGGTTTTTCGTGTGTCTGACGGGAATGTTCATTTTTTGTCGGAAGCTCCCCTGGAGATCATCAAAGCTTCCTCCACGGAATTAAAAGGAGCACTGGATACCGAAAAGGGCACTTTTGCCTTTTCGGTATCCTTGAAATCCTTTGAAGGATTTAACAGCCCTTTGCAAAAGGTCCATTTTAATGAAAACTACATTGAAAGCAACCGGTTTCCTGCTACCACTTTTGCCGGCAAATTAATTGAAAAATACGACCTGTCGCAAGATGGAACATACAGCGTTCGTGCCAAAGGTAAGTTCACTGTACATGGAATCACCCAGGAAAGGATCATCAAAAGTCAGGTGGTGGTCAAAAGCGGTAAAATTAATATCCAGGCTTCATTTACAGTTCTTTTGGAGGATCATGATATCGAAATTCCAAAAATCGTTTTTCAAAAAATTGCCGAAGAGATCAAAGTGACCCTTGAGGCTAATTTGCAAATTCAATAA
- the ung gene encoding uracil-DNA glycosylase — translation MSNVKIEESWKAILKEEFEKDYFISMGDFLRKEKAAGKKIYPPGALIFNAFNTTPFEKVKVVILGQDPYHNPGEAMGLSFSVPRGIKTPPSLVNIYKELYNDLKIPLAVHGDLTYWAEQGVFLLNAMLTVEHKNAGSHRKSGWQHFTDAVIKTLSDHRENLVFMLWGNFAKEKKELIDASRHLVLEAAHPSPLARGAFFGSGHFSKANHYLEQNGVSPINWRLPL, via the coding sequence ATGAGTAATGTAAAAATAGAAGAAAGCTGGAAGGCCATTTTAAAGGAAGAATTTGAAAAAGACTATTTTATATCGATGGGAGATTTCCTTAGAAAAGAAAAAGCGGCCGGCAAAAAAATCTATCCTCCTGGGGCACTCATTTTTAATGCTTTCAATACGACGCCTTTTGAAAAGGTTAAAGTGGTTATTTTAGGGCAGGATCCCTACCACAATCCAGGAGAGGCGATGGGACTTAGCTTTTCGGTTCCCCGGGGAATCAAAACTCCCCCCTCATTAGTCAATATTTATAAAGAATTATACAATGATCTCAAGATTCCTTTGGCCGTTCATGGCGACCTGACTTACTGGGCAGAACAAGGGGTTTTTTTACTGAACGCCATGCTTACGGTTGAACATAAAAATGCCGGATCTCACAGGAAGTCTGGCTGGCAGCATTTCACGGATGCGGTGATCAAAACCCTTTCCGACCACCGGGAAAACCTGGTTTTTATGTTGTGGGGTAACTTTGCCAAAGAAAAAAAAGAATTGATTGATGCCTCCAGACACCTTGTCCTGGAAGCCGCCCATCCTTCTCCTTTAGCCAGGGGTGCTTTTTTTGGCAGTGGGCATTTTTCGAAGGCCAATCATTATTTAGAGCAAAACGGCGTTTCACCCATAAATTGGCGGTTGCCATTGTAA
- a CDS encoding MFS transporter — translation MDNQKANTSVIFLTVLIDMLGVGIVIPIIPALFFTENSDFFSAGTSNATIGILYGLLVASYPLMQFFGAPILGALSDRYGRKPILSISLLGTFIGYILFAIAILQQNLWLLFFSRMLPGFMGGNISIIMSAMADISSPESKARNFGLVGAAFGIGFVLGPSLGGLLGDSSIVSWFNHATPFWVTAFLTLVNMALVKFKFPETLKERNNRKISFFSGAKNVVLSFKLPNLRVIFTVVLLLGLGFSFFTQFFSVYLIQDFDYSVKDIGLFYAWIGFWLVFTQGFIVRRMSGNIASTRVITYALLVLALAVGMLLIPEKSFWFFLISPLIAISNGITGPNLTAVVSDQATDERQGEVLGIKQSMQSLGAALPPLIAGYLTSLDTAYPIIAAAVLIFLSWVVYMLFFKDRKKTY, via the coding sequence ATGGATAATCAAAAAGCCAACACCTCCGTAATTTTTTTGACAGTGCTTATCGATATGCTGGGTGTAGGTATTGTAATTCCTATCATTCCGGCCCTTTTTTTTACAGAGAATTCCGATTTTTTCTCTGCAGGTACCTCTAATGCTACCATTGGCATATTGTATGGATTACTGGTGGCCAGTTATCCGCTTATGCAATTTTTCGGGGCCCCCATCCTGGGAGCATTGTCGGATCGTTATGGGCGAAAACCCATTTTAAGTATTTCCCTTCTGGGGACCTTTATTGGTTATATTTTGTTCGCTATTGCTATTTTACAACAAAATCTATGGTTGTTATTTTTTAGCAGAATGTTACCTGGTTTCATGGGCGGAAATATTTCCATTATCATGTCAGCCATGGCGGACATCAGCAGTCCCGAATCAAAAGCGAGAAATTTCGGGCTGGTAGGAGCAGCTTTTGGGATCGGTTTTGTGTTGGGGCCTTCTTTAGGTGGCCTTCTGGGAGACAGTAGTATCGTTTCCTGGTTTAACCATGCCACTCCCTTTTGGGTAACTGCATTTCTTACCCTGGTAAATATGGCTCTGGTGAAATTCAAATTCCCTGAAACCCTAAAAGAAAGGAACAACCGGAAAATCAGCTTTTTCTCCGGTGCAAAAAATGTAGTATTGTCCTTCAAATTACCGAACCTTCGGGTAATATTCACGGTAGTTTTACTGCTTGGTCTTGGATTTTCATTTTTCACTCAATTTTTCTCTGTTTACCTGATCCAGGATTTTGATTATAGTGTAAAGGATATTGGGCTTTTTTATGCCTGGATTGGTTTTTGGCTTGTTTTTACCCAAGGGTTCATTGTGAGAAGGATGAGTGGCAATATCGCATCTACCAGGGTGATTACCTATGCTCTTTTAGTGTTGGCCTTGGCCGTGGGTATGCTCCTCATTCCTGAAAAAAGTTTTTGGTTTTTTCTCATTAGCCCTTTGATTGCGATTTCAAACGGAATAACCGGGCCTAACTTAACTGCGGTGGTTTCAGACCAGGCTACTGATGAAAGGCAGGGCGAAGTCCTCGGGATCAAACAGTCGATGCAATCGCTTGGGGCTGCTTTACCTCCGCTTATCGCAGGGTATCTTACTTCTCTGGATACCGCCTACCCTATCATTGCCGCTGCCGTTTTGATCTTTTTGAGCTGGGTGGTTTATATGCTTTTTTTTAAGGACAGGAAAAAAACATATTAA
- a CDS encoding response regulator transcription factor, with product MKVLIIEDEAAATRRLTKLIREIDSQIEIIDTLDSVTASINWLSSREHPDLIFMDIHLADGSSFEIFNFVEIKKPIVFITAFDQYAVQAFKVSAIDYLLKPIKSHELAQAIEKFKALKKNQAFDYQEIARAMRKDTVGKRFLIRFGQQIKVVEMSQAGYFYTQDKITFIITKDGKRYPLDHSLEKLEEMLDENLYFRVNRQFIVGIESIREMYAYSKSRVKVELIPPCEIETIVSTERSPQFKKWLTGE from the coding sequence ATGAAAGTATTAATCATTGAAGATGAAGCCGCCGCGACGAGGAGGTTAACAAAACTAATCCGGGAAATCGATTCGCAAATTGAAATAATAGATACCCTGGATTCCGTAACGGCCAGTATCAACTGGCTGAGTTCTCGGGAACATCCTGATTTGATCTTTATGGATATTCATCTAGCTGACGGCAGCAGTTTTGAAATATTCAATTTCGTCGAGATTAAAAAACCCATTGTATTCATCACAGCATTTGACCAATATGCCGTTCAGGCCTTTAAAGTGAGTGCTATCGATTACCTGTTGAAACCCATAAAAAGCCATGAATTGGCTCAGGCCATTGAAAAATTCAAGGCCTTGAAAAAGAACCAGGCTTTTGATTACCAGGAGATTGCCCGGGCGATGCGCAAGGATACGGTGGGGAAGCGTTTTCTCATCCGTTTCGGGCAACAGATCAAGGTGGTCGAAATGTCACAGGCTGGATATTTTTACACACAAGACAAAATCACTTTCATCATAACCAAAGACGGTAAAAGATATCCGTTGGATCATTCCCTGGAAAAGCTGGAAGAAATGCTGGATGAAAATCTTTATTTCAGGGTCAATCGACAGTTTATTGTCGGTATTGAATCTATCAGGGAAATGTATGCCTATTCAAAATCAAGAGTCAAGGTAGAATTGATCCCCCCTTGCGAAATTGAAACCATTGTCAGCACCGAAAGATCCCCACAATTCAAAAAGTGGCTAACAGGAGAATAA
- a CDS encoding tetratricopeptide repeat protein has translation MNRHPFIPGIFLRRNYFPAAFNSVNFLWLFMLCLIGTPGFSQQEILNEARQLAINGAHESADLLLSDLVNSGANPIEARLLRAHNYSWWKKYKTAIDEFSEVLKNDPDNIEALIGKGYAETWSGSSDAVGTFTRVLNMDKGSVEAKKGLAHYFLASKNARMSDRIYEQLTLEDAENPEYLIGRGKALLMLNEKQKARKQFQQALKLDPANTVIQQLIEDTRSEISVLEFDFTTGYSSVGDQGSFGVRLLQATWHFAPKFTVYGRYDNTLSLDNLDLVNRRKAVPQTSLGGMAAWNDKTVTRLELGSRFFPGKPLQSMFRLEQVYFLPESFNLKIGTYGGFSAQEAPEWVAYSSVNIPVSERFVFEPAYFYARDGNSLKPQHRFLVVGKFHHPKGLELSVGGFYGIPNIKGEGLNDNITGGYALVFFPVTNKLWGNISLSLENGVFDRSRVLSFGVKWKLEKTEK, from the coding sequence ATGAACAGACATCCTTTTATTCCAGGCATTTTTTTAAGGAGAAATTATTTCCCGGCTGCCTTTAATTCAGTCAATTTCTTGTGGCTTTTTATGCTGTGTCTTATCGGGACTCCCGGCTTTTCACAACAGGAAATTTTGAATGAGGCCCGGCAATTGGCCATAAACGGAGCACATGAATCAGCAGATTTGTTGCTAAGTGACCTGGTCAATTCCGGTGCAAACCCAATTGAAGCACGTTTGTTAAGAGCGCATAACTATTCCTGGTGGAAAAAATACAAGACCGCCATTGATGAATTTTCGGAAGTTTTAAAAAATGATCCGGATAATATCGAGGCTTTAATTGGTAAAGGATATGCTGAAACCTGGTCCGGATCTTCCGATGCTGTTGGGACCTTTACAAGGGTGCTGAACATGGACAAAGGATCAGTAGAAGCCAAAAAAGGACTTGCCCATTATTTTCTCGCCAGCAAGAATGCCAGGATGTCTGACCGGATTTACGAGCAACTGACCCTGGAGGATGCCGAAAATCCCGAATACCTTATTGGCAGGGGCAAGGCCTTATTGATGCTGAATGAGAAACAAAAAGCCCGAAAACAATTTCAGCAGGCGCTGAAACTGGATCCCGCCAATACAGTCATCCAGCAATTAATCGAAGATACCCGTTCAGAAATTTCGGTTCTTGAATTTGATTTTACCACGGGTTATTCCTCCGTGGGTGATCAGGGCAGCTTTGGGGTAAGGTTACTGCAGGCTACGTGGCATTTTGCACCGAAATTCACTGTTTATGGCAGGTATGATAACACCCTTTCCCTGGACAACCTTGACCTGGTCAATCGCAGAAAAGCAGTGCCTCAAACAAGTTTAGGCGGCATGGCCGCCTGGAACGACAAGACAGTGACACGCTTAGAGCTCGGATCCAGGTTTTTTCCCGGGAAACCCTTACAGAGTATGTTCAGGCTGGAACAGGTTTATTTCCTTCCTGAATCCTTTAATTTAAAAATAGGAACCTATGGAGGATTTTCCGCTCAGGAAGCTCCCGAGTGGGTTGCATACTCAAGTGTAAATATACCCGTATCGGAGAGATTTGTTTTTGAACCTGCTTATTTCTACGCCAGGGATGGCAACAGTTTAAAACCGCAACATCGCTTTCTGGTGGTTGGAAAATTCCATCACCCCAAAGGGCTGGAACTTTCTGTTGGGGGATTTTACGGCATACCCAATATCAAAGGGGAAGGCCTTAACGATAACATCACAGGAGGGTACGCGCTTGTCTTTTTTCCGGTCACGAATAAATTATGGGGCAATATTTCGCTTAGCCTGGAAAACGGGGTTTTCGATCGGTCAAGAGTGCTGTCCTTTGGAGTGAAATGGAAATTAGAAAAAACCGAAAAATAA